The nucleotide window CCGCTGTAGACGAGCGCCCGGTGGTCCACGAGCGCGTCCGGCAGGGCCGCGCTCAGCTCCGCCAGCCGGGTGTGGCCGGTGGCCCCGTACAGCAGCGCCGCGCCGTACAGCAGCACCGCCGAGGAGAAGGCCCCCAGGATGAAGTACTTGAAGCCCGCCTCGCTCGGCCGCGTGCCCCGGCGCAGATAGGAGGTGAGGGCGTAGGTGCCGATGGAGAGCACCTCGATGTTGACGAAGATCGTGATGAGCTCGGCCGACACGGCCAGCAGGCTCATGCCCGCCGAGGCGAAGAGCATCAGCGCGTAGAACTCACCGCGCTCCGCGCCGCGCCGGCGCAGGAACCCCGCCGCGCTCAGCGCCGCCAGCGCCAGGGCCACGCACACGACGAAGGACAGGAAGCTGGAGAAAGGGTCCAGCACCGCGTAGCCGAGGAACACCTGCTGCGGGGGCTGGAACATCAGCGCGACGGAGACGGCGGCGGCCACCCCTGCCGCCGCCGTGGCCAGCACCGTCTGGTAGCCGCGCGAGGAGGTGGCGGAGAGGAAGACCTCCGACAGCAGCAGGACGCAGGCTCCCACCACCAGGATGATGGCGGGCAGCATCGGGAGGAAGTCTGCCGAGGTGAGATTGGGAGTCATGGCAGGAGCGGGCCCTTAGGGCAGGGGAAGGCAAGAGTGTCGGAGGAGCCCATCAGAGCACCTGGAAGAGGGCGTAGACGACACCGCCCAGCAGCGCCAGGGCCATGACCGCGGCATAGGCCTGCGCATCCCCGGTCTGCAGGTAGCGCAGCGCGCTGCCGGCGCGCACGGTGAGCCAGGCCGAGCCGCGCACCAGCACCGTGTCGATGAGGAACGAGTCCACCACGCGGTACAGCAGGAAGCTGAGGAACTTCACCGGGCGGATGATGATGAGCTCGTACAGCTCGTCCACGTAGAACTTGTTCTGCGCCACCCGCCGCGTCTGCAGCGCGAAGGCCGGAACCGGCTGGCCACGGCGCGCCGGGAAGAACGACACGTACAGGAAGGCCGCCGCGCCGCCGCCCACCAGCGACACCGCCCAGGCCACCAGGTAGTCCACGATCTTCGGCTGGCTGTTGTCGAGGACGATGGTGCCGGCGCTGCGCACGATGTCGCGCGTGGGGCTGAACACCGAGCTGAGGAAGTTGTCCATCAGCGCCTCGGGACGTCCCTTCAGCAGGGGGAAGGCATACACGGCGGACACGACGCTGAGCACCGCCAGCAGCACCAGCGGCAGCGTCATGGCCCAGGAGCTCTCGTGCGCGTGCGCGAGCTTCGCCTCGGACGAGCGCTTGCCCTCGAACGTCAGCAGGTACAGGCGCGACATGTAGAAGGCCGTGCACGCGGTGATGAGCAGGCCCACGGGGTAGAGCAGGTGGTTGACCCACGCATAGCCCGTGAGGAGGTTGTGGTGGACGCCGTGGAAGATGGCGTCCTTGGAGAAGAAGCCCGACAGCGGGAGGATGCCGGTGATGGCCAGCGTGGCGATGGCGAAGGTGGCCCACGTCCAGCGCATCTCGTGGCGCAGCCCGCCCAGCTTCTTGATGTCCGTCTCGTCCCCGTTGCCGTGCATCACGCTGCCGGCGCCCAGGAACAGACACGCCTTGAAGAAGGCATGGGTGACCAGGTGCAGCACCGCCGCCCAGAAGATGCCCGTGCCCAGGCCCATGAACATGATGCCCAGCTGGGACACGGTGGAGTAGGCCAGCACCTTCTTGATGTCGTCCTGCGCGAAGGCGATGAGCGCGGCGAGCAGCGCCGTCGCCGCGCCGATGCAGGCAATCGTCGCCATCACCACGGGGCTGAGCACCAGGAGCGAGCTCATGCGCGCGAACAGGTAGATGCCCGCGGTGACCATCGTCGCCGCGTGGATGAGGGCGGAGACGGGCGTCGGGCCCGCCATGGCGTCCGGCAGCCACACGTACAGCGGCAATTGGGCGCTCTTGCCCGCGGCGCCCAGCAGGAACAGCAGCAGCGCCACCGTGAGCACCCCACCAAAGGTGCGGCCCTTCAGCGGCCCCTCGGCGATGGGCGTCGTGAGCGTCACCGCCCCATTGCTCTGCTGCTCCGGCAGGGCCCGGGCCAGGGTCTCCAGGCCCTGGAAGGTGACGGGGCCCCGCATGGCCACGCCCTCCTGGAAACGGGCGGGATCGCCCCGGCCCGTCTCCGTGCTCTGGCCGTTGCGGAAGGTGCGCACGAAGCGGAAGTCCTCCGCCGACGCCTGCTGGGAGAAGGCGCCCACCAGCGTCACGAGCAGGAAGGTGGCGATGAGGAACGCGAAGTCGCCGATGCGGTTGGTGATGAAGGCCTTGCGCCCGGCCCAGGCCTTGGCCGAATCCGTGTACCAGAAGCCGATGAGCAGGTAGCTGGCCATGCCCACGCCCTCCCAGCCCACGAACAGCAGCACGAGGTTGTCGGCCATCACCAGCGTCAGCATCATCGCGACGAACAGGTTGAGGTACGCGAAGTACCGCCAGTACCCGTCATCGTGCTCCATGTACGCGGTGGAGTAGAGGTGGATGAGGAAGCCCACCCCGGTGATGACCAGCATCAGCGTGCCGGACAGGTGGTCCACCAGCAGGCCGAAGTTCACCCGGAAGCTGCCCGCGCTGAACCACGTGCCCAGGTCCGTCCAGATGGCGTGGCTGGTGCGGAAGCCGCCGAAGGTGTCCGGCACCGAGGGGGCGCCGCTGCTCGTGGCCCAGAAGGCCAGCACCGACAGAATGAAGGAGCCCGCCACCGAGGCGCACGCCACCAGGTGCACGTTCTCGCGGCCCAGCCGCCGGCCGAACAGGCCGCACACCAGCGCGCCCAGCAGCGGCAGCGCGATGATCATCCACAGGGAGGGCGCCAGGAGCACCGGGGCGATGGGAGCACTGCTGAAGAAGTCGTTGAGAGCCATGCGAAAGCTTTCGGCGGGAGGGGACCGCGTCAGTGCTTCATCGTCTTGATTTCGTCGATGTTGACGCTGCCTCGGCTGCGGAAGACGGCGATGACGATGGCCAGCCCCATGGCCGCCTCCGCCGCCGCCACCGCGATGACGAAGAAGGCCGACACGTGGCCGATGCTGTCACCACGCATCCGCGCGAACGCCAGGAACGTCAGGTTCGCCGCGTTGAGCATCAACTCCACGCACATGAAGACGACGAGCGCGTTGCGGCGCACCAGCACGCCGAACATGCCCAGGCAGAACAGGGCCGCGGCGAGGATGAGGTAGTACGAGATGGGAACCATGGTGCCCTTTGCCGCGGCGCGGCTTCAGATCCGTGACTTGGCGACGACCACTGAGCCGACCATCGACACCAGCAGCAACAGGCTCACCGCTTCGAAGGGGAACAGCCAGGTGCTGAAGATGGCCTGGCCAATGGTCTTCAGCGTCCCGAAGCTCTCCGTCTGGGGCCCCAGGTCCGCCACCGCGTTGGGCAGCCGCGAGAGCACCACCACCAGGCACGCGAACAGCCCCAGCGCCGTGGCGCCGCCGATGATGCGCGTGAACGTCAGCCGCACGCCCTGGGACTCCTCGCCCAGGTTCAGCAGCATGATGACGAACAGGAAGAGCACCATGATGGCGCCCGCGTACACCAGCACCTGCATGGCGGCCAGGGTGTGCGCCCAGAGCAGCACGTAGATGCCGGCCAGGAAGAAGAACGTGGAGACCAGCGCCATGGCCGAGTTGATGGGGCTCTTGGCGAAGATGACCACGCCTGCGGAAAACAGCGTCAGGAACGCGAACGCTCCGAAGAGGGCCTGCTCGATGTTCACGACCAGTCTCCGAACGCGCCCCAGGGCTTGTCGCCGAACGGGCAGCGCTTCTCGTGGATGTGCGCCTCGAACTCGGCGCGGAACCGCATGAGGAACGAATGCGTGGGCAGCGCGGCCGCGTCGCCCAGCGCGCAGATGGTGTTGCCCAGGCCCATGGGCGGGTAGGGCGCGATGGACGAGGCCACGTGGCTGAGCATCTCGATGTCCGCCATCTCGCCGCGGCCCTCCTCGATTTTTCGCAGCAGCCGCGTCTGCCACGGCGTGCCCTCGCGGCACGGGGTGCACTGGCCGCAGGACTCCTCGGCGTAGAAGCGCGCCACGCGCCACAGGCAGCGCACCATGCACGAGGTGTCGTCCATGACGATGACGCCGCCGGAGCCGGCCATCGTCTGCTTCATGCGCAGCGCCTCGAACTCCAGCGCCACGTCCAGCTCGTTGGGGCTGAGCACCGGCGCCGAGGAGCCGCCGGGGATGACGGCCTTCACCGAGCGCCCCGCGGGCAGCCCCTGGCCGTACTTGTCGCCGAAGATGAGCTCGGACACCGTCGTCTGCAGGGGGATTTCGTAGACGCCCGGCTTGTTCA belongs to Stigmatella erecta and includes:
- a CDS encoding NADH-quinone oxidoreductase subunit L, which produces MALNDFFSSAPIAPVLLAPSLWMIIALPLLGALVCGLFGRRLGRENVHLVACASVAGSFILSVLAFWATSSGAPSVPDTFGGFRTSHAIWTDLGTWFSAGSFRVNFGLLVDHLSGTLMLVITGVGFLIHLYSTAYMEHDDGYWRYFAYLNLFVAMMLTLVMADNLVLLFVGWEGVGMASYLLIGFWYTDSAKAWAGRKAFITNRIGDFAFLIATFLLVTLVGAFSQQASAEDFRFVRTFRNGQSTETGRGDPARFQEGVAMRGPVTFQGLETLARALPEQQSNGAVTLTTPIAEGPLKGRTFGGVLTVALLLFLLGAAGKSAQLPLYVWLPDAMAGPTPVSALIHAATMVTAGIYLFARMSSLLVLSPVVMATIACIGAATALLAALIAFAQDDIKKVLAYSTVSQLGIMFMGLGTGIFWAAVLHLVTHAFFKACLFLGAGSVMHGNGDETDIKKLGGLRHEMRWTWATFAIATLAITGILPLSGFFSKDAIFHGVHHNLLTGYAWVNHLLYPVGLLITACTAFYMSRLYLLTFEGKRSSEAKLAHAHESSWAMTLPLVLLAVLSVVSAVYAFPLLKGRPEALMDNFLSSVFSPTRDIVRSAGTIVLDNSQPKIVDYLVAWAVSLVGGGAAAFLYVSFFPARRGQPVPAFALQTRRVAQNKFYVDELYELIIIRPVKFLSFLLYRVVDSFLIDTVLVRGSAWLTVRAGSALRYLQTGDAQAYAAVMALALLGGVVYALFQVL
- the nuoK gene encoding NADH-quinone oxidoreductase subunit NuoK, which codes for MVPISYYLILAAALFCLGMFGVLVRRNALVVFMCVELMLNAANLTFLAFARMRGDSIGHVSAFFVIAVAAAEAAMGLAIVIAVFRSRGSVNIDEIKTMKH
- a CDS encoding NADH-quinone oxidoreductase subunit J family protein, producing MNIEQALFGAFAFLTLFSAGVVIFAKSPINSAMALVSTFFFLAGIYVLLWAHTLAAMQVLVYAGAIMVLFLFVIMLLNLGEESQGVRLTFTRIIGGATALGLFACLVVVLSRLPNAVADLGPQTESFGTLKTIGQAIFSTWLFPFEAVSLLLLVSMVGSVVVAKSRI